The genomic region GACGTTTATCAGCGGGAGCCCGTCGCAGATGCGGCCGAAGCTGGAGCGGAAGTTTGAGCTCGATGGGATTCGTCCGGACGTTTTTATTCTCAAGCCGACCCTGCAGAACATTTTGAAGGGGCGCTTTCGGGCGGTGCGCGGGCAGGTGGGCTATAAGCTCGACAGTCTTCTGAAGGTTCGGGAGGGGGGGCCGGCGGCGCCGGAGACGCTCTTTGGCGACGATGCGGAGCAGGACGCATTTATCTATTCGCTGTATGCGGATCTGGCCGGAGGAAAGGTCGATCGCGACGGCCTCTTTGAGATTTTAGACCGGGCGGGTGTTTACAGCACGACGCGGGCGTCGATTCTGGAGCGCTACGCGAGGATGCGGATCGACGGGAACGTTGGACGGATTTTCATTCATCTGGATCGGCACAGCGCGCCGGGGCGCTTCTGGGTGTACGGGCCCCGGGTGGTGCCGATCACCAATTATTTTCAGGCGGCGCTGGTGCTTTATGCCGACGGGAGCCTGAAGCTGGAGCCGGTCCTGCGGGTGGCGGCGGGGATGATGCGCGAGCATGGCTACGGGGTGGTGGAGCTTGCGAATTCGTTTCAGGATTTGATTCGCCGGCGGCACCTGGGGGCAGAGGCGCTTGATCGCCTCTCGGAGGATGCGCCCGGGTGCGGGGTTGTGGGGGGACTGCCGCCGGGGTTTGTGGAGCGGTTGCTGGGGCGAGTTCGGGCGTTGGCGCCGCGGGGTGGAGGCGGTGCGGGGCGTACCTGGGAGGGGCCGCCGGATTACGTGGGGGTGTTGGAGGCAGATCGGCGCTTGAGGGAGAAAATTGAGGCGGAGCCAGGGTTGTTTGGTCGCCGTCAGTGATCGAAGTTGTGCGGGTGCCAGGCGATCGATCATGGCGTGGCGATGGATCGGGAGCCTGGCACCGCGGCGAAGGTCTCGATGAACTGCCGGGGAGCCTGGCACCGCGGCGAAGGTCTCGATGAACTGCCGGGGAGCCTGGCACCGCGGCGAAGGTCTCGATGAACTGCTCGGGAGCCTGGCACCGCGGCGAAGGCACCGAAGTAGGGGAGCCTGGCACCGCGGTGAAGGCGGCACCGCGGTGAAGGCACCGAAGTACGGGAGCCTGGCACCGATAAGATGAGCGATGTCTGGAACTTTTTTTAATAAAGGTGTTGACGCTCATTCAAACAGGCTTATAGTACCAACTGTGTCCTACGGAGGACGGTCGGCATGCACTCCCCCCAGGCCGTTAGTCAGGTGCTTGTCCTATGGCTAGTCTCTCTCCTCCGGGGACACACATATTAAAAGCTCGCGAAAGCGAGCGAGATCCCGAGCTCCGGCTCGGGATTTTTTATTTTAAGCGCCCAATTTTCATGGCAGCCTTGGCCGCGGCGAGCCTCGAGCTCGCAGGTGCCCAGGCGTTGTTTTGCGCGCTGCGGCGGGGAGCAGGACGATACGAAAGGAGTGGCGAGTGGCCATGCGAGCGGTAGTCGAGGGTGTACGTGCGGGGGTGGTTGTCGGGGTTGTTCTGGCGCTGTGGAGCGCGGCAGCGGTGTGGGGCGAGGTGGCGGGGTTGGGGGTAAGTTATGTGATGACGGCGTACGGTCTGCTGGGCATCGGGCAGGTGCTCTACGGGGCCGGGCTGGGGGTGGTGGTGGCGATCGCGATGGCGGTGTGCCGCCGTATGGGAGTCTGGCCCCCGGGTGAGGCGCTGCGGCGAGGGGAGGTGGACCGCCGGGTGGCGTCGGGGTTGCTGAGTGCGCCGTTGGTGCTGGCAGGGATCGGCGGCGGGGTGATGGGGGCGCACCTCCTGATAACGTCCAAGATGGTGCGGGTCAGTTTTCAGGCGCTGGGGTTAGGGATGGTTGCCGCCGGCGCGGCGGCCGGGGCGCTGGTGGTGTGGCCGCTGGTGTACGGGGCGCTGCTCTGGGTGATGCAGAAGGCGGGGATGAAGACGGGGTGGACCCGTCTTGTGGCGGGGCTCTATGTGGTGGGCGCGCTGGGGGCGCTGGGGGTGGGGTACCGGTGGGCGGCGGGGCTGAGCGTGTGGGATACCACGACGTTGCAGATGGGGGTGGCCGGTGTGGTGCTGGTGCCTCTGCTGATGTGGGGGATGGTGAAGCTGCCCCTGGAAAGCAAGGTATGGCGTTGGGGTGTGCCGGCGGTTGGCGCGGCGCTGGCGCTTGTGTGCGCGGCCCTGGCACCCGGGTGGGCGGTCTCCAGTGCGGCGATGCGGCAGGCGACGCTGCGTGATGCGCCTCTGGTTTCGATGATCGCGCCCCGTCTGGTCGATGTGGGCGGCGAGGGCGGGGATGCGTTTGCGTTTGGCGATTGTGAGGAGGGGGAGGAGTGCGACGATGACGATGTGGTGGTTGCGCTGACCTCCTCGGAGCATCCGGCGCGTCGTGCGGTGCAGCTGGCGGTGGCGGCCGGGGATAAGGCCCAGATTGACCGGTTTGAGGCGATTCCTGAGCCGCCGAAGAACCTGGTGATGATTCTGGTCGATACGTTGCGCCAGGATCATATGGGGTACGCCGGGTATGAGCGTCCGACCACGCCTCGCATCGACAAGCTCGCCGAGGACGCCACGGTGTTCATGGACGCGTACGCGACCTCGCCGCATACGCCGCGGTCGGTTCCGCCGCTGCTGTTTAGCAATTACGCCAGTGAGATGAAGTGGTGGGGGGCGCAGTATAACTATCCGCGGGTACGCCCGGAGAATGTGGGGATGTTTGAGGTGCTGCAGGAGGGCGGTTGGCGAAATCAGGCGTTTTCGAGCCACTTCTATTTTGATGAGCGCCGCAATGTACACCAGGGCTTTGAGCGCTGGGATAATGAGGGGGCGCTCTCGATTGCGGAGTCCAACGATGATATCGCCGCGCCGCGTACCTGGGAGCGGTTGGAGCCGGTGATCGAGCAGCTGGGGCAGGAGCGTCGGGAGAAGGGGGATGAGGCCGAGCCCTTCTCGCTCTTTGTGCACTTCTTTGAGCCGCATGCGCGCTGGATCGGCCATAAGGAGTACGATTTCGGGCGAGGGGAGACGACGCGAGAGCGCCATATCAACAACTACGACTCGGAGATCGCGTTTACCGATGCGTACGTGGGGCGGGTGATCGACAAGCTCAAGGAGGAGGGGCTCTACGATGAGGTGGTGATCGTGCTGACCAGCGACCACGGGGAGGCGTTTAACGAGCACGGGCACTATTTTCACGGGCAGACGCTGTATAACCCGGTGGTCAAAGTGCCGCTTTTGGTGCGGGTGCCCGGGTGGTTCGGGCGCCAGGTGGAGGGGCCGGTCTCGATTATCGATGTGGCGCCGACGGTGGTGGATCTATTCGGGCTGACGATTCCCACGGAGTTCGGGGGGCGGAGCATGACCGATGTGATGCTGGGGCGCTCGGAGGTGCCGCAGCGGCCGGTGTTTGCGGAGTTGTTGCCCTACACCAACTGGAAGGAGCATCACCGGGCGGTGGTGCTGGGGGATGAGAAGTTGATCGTGAACTTCACGCTGGGATTGGAGGAGTATTTTGATCTGAGTGTGGATCCCGGTGAGCAGAATAACCTGGCGGCGGAGCGGCCGGAGCGGGTCAAGGCGTTGCGGGCGTTGCTGGAGGAGCGGATGCAGTGACGCTGTAGGGGGGCTTGCCGGTGGGGAGGGGATGTTTAGGAGGTAGGGGGGATGTTGAGGGTGTGACGATGGTGGGGGGAGGTATGAGGAAGGGGGCCTGGCTGGCGAGCGGAGGACGGGTGCCAGGCTTTCGAACGAAGGAGAAGTAAGGGTGCCAGGTTGTCGTGCAGGATCATTGAAACCCAACACCAAAAAGGCCTGAGAAGGCCTGGTGCCAGGCAGTCGAGCGAATGGAATGAGGTAAGTAGTTTTGGTGCAGATGTAAGGGTGCCAGGCTGTCGTGCAGGATTATTGAGCCCCGGTGCAAGAAGGCCTGGTGCCAGGCACTCGAGCGAATGGAGTGAGGTAAGAAGTACTGGTGCCAGGCACTCGAGTGAATGGAATGAGGCAAGAAGTATGGGTGCCAGGCACTCGAGCGTAGGACGTCTCAGGCAGGCACCACCGAAATAGCGATGGAAGACGAAGTGCGTATCGAGGCGTTTTGATAGGGTGTTGACCGAGACAGGCGCCCGAGAACGATTTTCGGGGGCCGGCAGAACATAGCGACGAGAGGAATGTGATGAAGTTGAGCGCAGCGTTGGCGAGTTTGTTGGGTGTGGTGATGGTTCCGGCGATTTCAGCGGCCGAGGTCTCTGTGTACGACTGGCCGGATGGGGAGGCGCCGGTGCTGGTGGATGCGGGGGAGGGGGTTGTGCTGCTGGGTAAAGACGGTGCACCGATGCGCGCGTTCGACTGGCGAGCAAATAGCGATGAGCGCGATCCGGGGTTGAGGCTTGTGGATATGCTCGGGGATGGGACGCCGGAGATCGTGGGATCGGGGCGGCCGAGCTTTGTGTTGCGGGCCAACGGGGAGCCTGTTTTTGAGATCGAGGAAGGCTGCGAGCAGCTGATTGTGGCGGATATTACGGCCAGTCGCGGGCTCGATGTGGGGTGTGTGAGTCGCAATGAGTTGCGGGCGTTTACCGGGGATGGGCAGTTTGCCTGGGGGGTGCAGCCGGGGCGCGCGCTGGAGTGGTGCCAGGTGGAGGATGTGACGGGGAATGTGAAGGTGGATTTTGAGTGCAAGTTGCGGGGGCGAGACGCGTTTATCCGGATTTCGGATAGCGGAGAGCTGCTCACCGCGGAGCCCGGGGAGGCGGGGATGAGCGGGGAGGCGCCGGAGCTCAATGAGGCCCGTGCGGCGTCGGATGCGGTGTTGAAGGGGGAGGAGCGTTTTGACTTTGATGGGGACGGAAAGGCCGAAGAGCGTCTGGTTGTGGGGGAGGGAAGTCTGAAAATCGTCGGTGCGGCGGGTGAGGAAGCGGCGCTGGCGGAAGTTGATGTGCGCGGCGCGGTTGAGGCGGCGCTGGTCAAGCAGCTCGGTGAGGACGCCGGAGTGAGCGTGGTGGCGGTCACCGCTGAGCGGATCTACGTGATCGATAAAGCGGAGGAGGAGGTGCGGGTACGCGATTTCAGCGCCGATGCGTCGAAGTATCGGCGGGTGCCTTTTGCGGACCTGGCGAGTGTGTACGCCAACGGCTTTGAAGACGCTGCGGCGGCGCAGGAGGCGGTACGGGCGATCGGGGAGCGCATCGGGCAGTGCTATGCGAGCCGCTTGAGGGGCAACGCGTACGCGGGTAGCGGTCGGCAGATCGTGCAGTTGACCGTGGGGCAGGATGGAAAGGTTAAAGAAGTGATGCAGATGCACAGTGATGTGGGCGATTCGCAGGTGGAGCGGTGCGCACGTCAGGCATTGGAGCGTGGGAGTTACCCGGGAGCGCAGGGGGAGAGTGGGACGATCAATGTGAATATTTTGTTTACGTTCCGGGATGTGGAGCGTTGAAGGGCGGGTGCTGATGGAACGGGTGCCAGGCATTCGGACAGGGTCAAACCGGGTGCCAGGCAGTCGTGCAAAAGAGCGATGAGGCTGCCCGGGTGCCAGGCAGTCGTGCAAAAGAGTGATGAGGCTGCACGGGTGTCAGGCAGTCGCGCAAAAGAGCGATGAGGCTGCCCGGGTGCCAGGCAGTCGTGCAAAAGAGCGATGAGGCTGCCCGGGTGCCAGGCAGTCGTGCAAAAGAGCGATGAGGCTGCCCGGGTGCCAGGCAGTCGTGCAAAAGAGCGATGAGGCTGCTCAGGTGGGGCGGATGTGGTGGTCGGGGGGAGGTATGTGGTAGTGGCGAGGAGCACGTAGAGCGCCAGGATAGCGAGAGATAAAAGACTCATTCGGAGAGGTAAA from Lujinxingia vulgaris harbors:
- a CDS encoding phosphatase domain-containing protein, whose amino-acid sequence is MSELSVRHIYRWDLDKTYLRTDFDTLRDLIRTALQTPEEKVNVPGVVTLLKELTHQNDGSRALVTFISGSPSQMRPKLERKFELDGIRPDVFILKPTLQNILKGRFRAVRGQVGYKLDSLLKVREGGPAAPETLFGDDAEQDAFIYSLYADLAGGKVDRDGLFEILDRAGVYSTTRASILERYARMRIDGNVGRIFIHLDRHSAPGRFWVYGPRVVPITNYFQAALVLYADGSLKLEPVLRVAAGMMREHGYGVVELANSFQDLIRRRHLGAEALDRLSEDAPGCGVVGGLPPGFVERLLGRVRALAPRGGGGAGRTWEGPPDYVGVLEADRRLREKIEAEPGLFGRRQ
- a CDS encoding sulfatase, with product MRAVVEGVRAGVVVGVVLALWSAAAVWGEVAGLGVSYVMTAYGLLGIGQVLYGAGLGVVVAIAMAVCRRMGVWPPGEALRRGEVDRRVASGLLSAPLVLAGIGGGVMGAHLLITSKMVRVSFQALGLGMVAAGAAAGALVVWPLVYGALLWVMQKAGMKTGWTRLVAGLYVVGALGALGVGYRWAAGLSVWDTTTLQMGVAGVVLVPLLMWGMVKLPLESKVWRWGVPAVGAALALVCAALAPGWAVSSAAMRQATLRDAPLVSMIAPRLVDVGGEGGDAFAFGDCEEGEECDDDDVVVALTSSEHPARRAVQLAVAAGDKAQIDRFEAIPEPPKNLVMILVDTLRQDHMGYAGYERPTTPRIDKLAEDATVFMDAYATSPHTPRSVPPLLFSNYASEMKWWGAQYNYPRVRPENVGMFEVLQEGGWRNQAFSSHFYFDERRNVHQGFERWDNEGALSIAESNDDIAAPRTWERLEPVIEQLGQERREKGDEAEPFSLFVHFFEPHARWIGHKEYDFGRGETTRERHINNYDSEIAFTDAYVGRVIDKLKEEGLYDEVVIVLTSDHGEAFNEHGHYFHGQTLYNPVVKVPLLVRVPGWFGRQVEGPVSIIDVAPTVVDLFGLTIPTEFGGRSMTDVMLGRSEVPQRPVFAELLPYTNWKEHHRAVVLGDEKLIVNFTLGLEEYFDLSVDPGEQNNLAAERPERVKALRALLEERMQ
- a CDS encoding AgmX/PglI C-terminal domain-containing protein, producing the protein MKLSAALASLLGVVMVPAISAAEVSVYDWPDGEAPVLVDAGEGVVLLGKDGAPMRAFDWRANSDERDPGLRLVDMLGDGTPEIVGSGRPSFVLRANGEPVFEIEEGCEQLIVADITASRGLDVGCVSRNELRAFTGDGQFAWGVQPGRALEWCQVEDVTGNVKVDFECKLRGRDAFIRISDSGELLTAEPGEAGMSGEAPELNEARAASDAVLKGEERFDFDGDGKAEERLVVGEGSLKIVGAAGEEAALAEVDVRGAVEAALVKQLGEDAGVSVVAVTAERIYVIDKAEEEVRVRDFSADASKYRRVPFADLASVYANGFEDAAAAQEAVRAIGERIGQCYASRLRGNAYAGSGRQIVQLTVGQDGKVKEVMQMHSDVGDSQVERCARQALERGSYPGAQGESGTINVNILFTFRDVER